Proteins found in one Quercus robur chromosome 2, dhQueRobu3.1, whole genome shotgun sequence genomic segment:
- the LOC126706937 gene encoding scarecrow-like protein 3 — protein MSSSSPALKPDVALSLTLSPSPTKPARIEAINKSEERGLRLIQLLLKCANHTSSGNLHRADACLLHISPLASATGDSMQRLAAQFAYALASRLVKRWPGLYKALANRSLQLSNHEMDPSWALFSQAFPYLRFTYAIIAQNLVRAMSVGRVIHVVDLGSGDPNLWVPLIQSFALMAQAREPPQLKITCVNSNKVVLEKLGLRLVKEAEGLDIPFQFNPVNVSLKELTIDMLKVRSGEALAFVSILNLHVLLAEDGRVDAHFGPNKGNKVKDCKQMGQFLAMVRSMSPKLFFLVEQEADHNLDRLVDRFVEGLHYYSAMFDSLDVNCGSLSCEERLAVEKMFGREIVDIVACEGLEREERHERYARWIVRFVGAGFKPAHMWCDAKQIIEAYGKDGYKIMNDKSSLMICWHERPLYAVSACIS, from the coding sequence ATGAGTTCATCATCTCCAGCACTAAAGCCTGATGTAGCGCTTTCCCTAACTTTATCACCATCCCCAACTAAGCCCGCTCGCATTGAAGCCATAAATAAGTCTGAAGAAAGAGGTTTACGTCTCATTCAACTCCTCTTGAAATGTGCTAACCACACCTCATCTGGCAATCTCCACCGTGCCGATGCATGTCTCCTCCACATATCACCGCTTGCCTCAGCTACCGGTGATTCCATGCAACGGCTAGCGGCCCAGTTTGCTTACGCCTTAGCAAGCCGCCTTGTCAAGCGCTGGCCAGGCCTTTATAAGGCCCTAGCAAACCGTTCTCTACAACTATCTAATCATGAAATGGATCCATCTTGGGCCTTATTTTCACAGGCCTTCCCTTACCTTCGCTTTACCTATGCCATCATAGCCCAAAACTTGGTCCGAGCCATGTCGGTGGGGCGTGTAATTCACGTTGTGGATTTGGGCTCCGGCGATCCCAACTTGTGGGTCCCACTTATCCAAAGCTTTGCTCTTATGGCCCAGGCCCGTGAGCCTCCCCAGTTGAAGATCACTTGTGTAAATAGCAACAAAGTTGTTCTAGAGAAGTTGGGCCTAAGGCTTGTTAAAGAGGCTGAAGGACTGGACATTCCCTTCCAATTCAACCCTGTAAATGTTAGTCTAAAAGAGCTGACCATAGACATGCTTAAGGTAAGGTCAGGAGAAGCATTGGCTTTTGTCTCAATACTAAATCTTCACGTCTTATTGGCAGAGGATGGTCGAGTGGATGCACATTTTGGGCCCAACAAAGGTAACAAAGTTAAGGATTGTAAGCAAATGGGACAATTTTTAGCAATGGTTCGGTCAATGTCaccaaaattgtttttcttagTTGAGCAAGAAGCCGATCATAACTTAGATCGTTTAGTGGACAGGTTTGTTGAGGGTTTACACTATTATAGTGCCATGTTTGATTCATTGGATGTTAATTGTGGGTCACTTTCATGTGAGGAGAGACTTGCTGTAGAGAAAATGTTTGGAAGAGAAATTGTAGATATTGTGGCGTGTGAAGGGTTGGAAAGGGAGGAGAGGCATGAGAGGTATGCAAGGTGGATTGTTAGGTTTGTTGGAGCTGGGTTCAAGCCTGCGCACATGTGGTGTGATGCTAAGCAGATTATTGAGGCCTATGGTAAGGATGGTTATAAAATTATGAATGATAAATCTAGTTTGATGATCTGTTGGCATGAACGGCCTCTTTATGCAGTGTCTGCATGCATTAGTTAA